Proteins encoded in a region of the Phoenix dactylifera cultivar Barhee BC4 chromosome 3, palm_55x_up_171113_PBpolish2nd_filt_p, whole genome shotgun sequence genome:
- the LOC103703594 gene encoding xyloglucan galactosyltransferase KATAMARI1 homolog, producing MCLFTSNAGLGPPLGNSEGIFFDAGWYATNQFALEVIFHNRMKRYECLTTNSSRASAIFVPFYAGLDVARYLWSYNTSVRDSLSLDLVRWLKSQPEWTAMGGKDHFLVAGRIAWDFRRPGEEENSWGGKLLVLPEAKNMTVLVIESSPWHSNDFAIPYPTYFHPSKDSEVFAWQDRMKQLERPWLFSFAGAQRPNQTGSIRSQLIGQCRESHRCKLLNCDLNASKCHSPSSIMKTFQSSVFCLQPPGDSYTRRSAFDSMVAGCVPVFFHPGSAYVQYLWHLPRNYTRYSVFISEDEVREGKVSIEEALSRFTEEQVRAMRDEVIRLIPRLIYADPRSRLENSGDAFDVAVEGVIERAEKLRREMLELEGFSSPLQESNSWKYFLVGSERKHEWDHFFFEKKRS from the coding sequence ATGTGCCTCTTCACCTCCAACGCCGGCCTCGGCCCCCCGCTCGGCAACTCCGAGGGCATCTTCTTCGATGCCGGGTGGTACGCCACCAATCAGTTCGCCCTCGAAGTCATCTTCCACAACCGGATGAAGCGGTACGAGTGCCTGACAACTAACTCCTCCCGGGCCTCCGCCATCTTTGTTCCGTTTTACGCAGGGCTCGACGTCGCCCGATACCTCTGGAGCTACAACACATCGGTTCGAGACTCGCTGTCGCTGGACCTCGTCCGGTGGCTCAAGTCGCAGCCGGAATGGACGGCCATGGGAGGGAAAGACCACTTTCTTGTGGCTGGGAGGATTGCATGGGACTTCAGAAGGCCCGGAGAGGAGGAAAATTCTTGGGGTGGCAAGTTATTGGTCCTTCCGGAGGCTAAGAACATGACCGTGCTGGTGATCGAATCCAGTCCCTGGCACAGTAATGATTTTGCGATACCGTATCCCACCTATTTCCACCCTTCCAAAGATAGCGAGGTCTTTGCATGGCAAGACAGGATGAAGCAGCTGGAGAGGCCTTGGTTATTCTCTTTCGCCGGTGCCCAACGCCCGAACCAGACCGGTTCGATCCGCAGCCAACTAATCGGTCAGTGTCGTGAGTCTCACCGGTGCAAGCTGCTGAACTGTGACTTGAACGCGAGCAAGTGCCACTCGCCGAGCAGCATCATGAAGACGTTCCAGAGCTCAGTGTTCTGCTTGCAGCCCCCAGGAGACTCATACACGAGGCGGTCGGCGTTCGACTCGATGGTCGCCGGGTGCGTGCCGGTATTTTTCCACCCGGGGTCAGCATACGTGCAGTACTTGTGGCATCTCCCGCGGAACTATACCAGGTACTCCGTGTTCATATCAGAGGACGAGGTGAGGGAGGGGAAGGTGAGCATAGAGGAGGCGCTGAGTAGGTTCACCGAAGAGCAGGTGAGAGCTATGAGGGATGAGGTTATTAGGCTGATCCCAAGGTTAATATACGCGGATCCTAGGTCTAGGTTGGAGAATTCGGGAGATGCCTTTGACGTGGCTGTGGAGGGAGTGATTGAGAGGGCGGAGAAGCTGAGAAGGGAGATGTTGGAGTTGGAGGGGTTTTCGTCGCCATTGCAAGAGTCCAACAGCTGGAAGTATTTTTTGGTGGGGAGCGAACGTAAGCACGAGTGGGatcatttcttttttgaaaagaaacGTTCATAA
- the LOC103703593 gene encoding xyloglucan galactosyltransferase KATAMARI1 homolog, whose product MCLALSNTGLGPPLDDSDGISSEAGWHNTNQFALEVIFHNRMKQYECLTTDSSRASAIYVPFYAGLEVYRHLWNRSLSLRDSVSLDLVRWLRSRPEWAAMGGKDHFLVVGRVDRDLKRRSDEPRDWVNKFLLLPEARNMTVLIIESSPWRSNEIGIPYPSYFHPSKASQVLAWQDRMRKVERPWLFSFAGARRRGQATAIRDRVMDQCRRSRRCNLLECRLGATECRSTSSVMRAFRSSAFCLQPPGDTFTRRSMFDAMLAGCVPVLFHPGSAYVQYLWHLPGNHTRYSVFIPADEVRQGKTSIEEVQSRFREEDIRSMREKVIRLIPRLLYGYPRGVESLKDAFDVAVEGVIERIGRLRREMREGVPSPFQGSNGWKIALAGREGEHQWDKLFLKPELWALP is encoded by the coding sequence ATGTGCCTCGCCCTCTCCAACACTGGCCTCGGCCCACCGCTCGACGACTCCGACGGCATCTCTTCCGAGGCTGGCTGGCACAACACCAACCAGTTCGCCCTGGAAGTCATCTTCCATAATCGGATGAAGCAATACGAGTGCCTGACCACCGACTCGTCCCGGGCCTCCGCCATCTACGTTCCATTCTACGCCGGCCTCGAAGTCTACCGCCACTTATGGAACCGCAGCCTATCGCTTCGGGACTCGGTATCGCTGGACCTCGTCAGGTGGCTGAGGTCGAGGCCTGAGTGGGCAGCCATGGGGGGAAAAGACCACTTTCTTGTGGTTGGAAGGGTCGACCGGGACCTCAAAAGGCGAAGCGATGAACCGCGTGATTGGGTCAACAAGTTCTTGCTCCTCCCGGAGGCCAGGAACATGACGGTCCTGATAATCGAATCCAGTCCCTGGAGGAGCAACGAGATCGGGATCCCCTATCCAAGCTATTTCCACCCTTCAAAAGCTAGCCAGGTCCTTGCATGGCAAGATAGGATGAGGAAGGTGGAGAGGCCCTGGCTATTCTCTTTCGCAGGTGCGCGGCGCCGGGGCCAGGCCACCGCGATCCGCGACCGTGTCATGGATCAGTGCCGCCGGTCTCGCCGGTGCAACTTGCTGGAATGCAGACTCGGCGCGACCGAGTGCCGCTCGACAAGCAGCGTCATGAGGGCGTTCCGGAGCTCGGCGTTCTGCTTGCAGCCTCCAGGGGATACATTCACGAGGAGGTCCATGTTCGACGCGATGCTGGCCGGGTGCGTGCCGGTGCTCTTCCACCCGGGGTCGGCCTACGTGCAGTACTTGTGGCATCTACCGGGGAACCACACCAGGTACTCGGTGTTCATTCCGGCCGACGAGGTGAGGCAGGGGAAAACGAGCATAGAGGAAGTCCAGAGTAGGTTCCGTGAAGAAGATATCAGGTCTATGAGGGAGAAGGTTATCAGGTTGATTCCAAGGCTTCTATACGGATATCCGAGGGGTGTGGAAAGTTTGAAGGATGCGTTTGATGTGGCTGTGGAGGGTGTGATTGAGAGGATTGGGCGGCTGAGGAGGGAGATGAGGGAAGGAGTTCCATCGCCATTTCAAGGGTCCAATGGCTGGAAGATTGCTCTGGCGGGGAGAGAAGGCGAACATCAGTGGGATAAGCTCTTTCTTAAGCCCGAACTCTGGGCACTTCCATAG
- the LOC103703503 gene encoding RHOMBOID-like protein 2, which translates to MGRGTSSEGDVRSNGRRGDNAIYPLEMNPTEAVPPRRGGGDDFRPFRKWFPWLVPLFVVANVVVFVVSMYINDCPKKSTSCVLDFLGRFSFQPLKENPLFGPSSVTLLKMGALDVKKVVHGNQGWRLVTCMWLHAGVIHILANMLSLLFIGIRLEREFGFVRIGPLYVIAGLGGSLLSALFIQASISVGASGALFGLLGAMLSELITNWTIYANKFAALLTLVVIIAINLAVGILPHVDNFAHIGGFITGFFLGFVILIRPQFGYISQKNAPLGYHSRSIKRKHKTYQYVLWIISAIALVVGFIVGLVLLFRGVNANDHCSWCHYLSCVPTSRWSCESQSKSCLTSQSGHRLNLTCEDSGKTKAYDLSGMTDAASQIYELCVELCG; encoded by the exons ATGGGAAGGGGGACCTCGTCGGAGGGCGATGTGAGGAGCAATGGGAGGCGAGGGGACAACGCCATCTATCCGCTCGAGATGAACCCCACGGAGGCGGTGCCGCCGCGGcgcggcggcggcgacgacTTCCGGCCGTTCCGGAAATGGTTCCCGTGGCTGGTGCCGCTGTTCGTCGTGGCGAACGTTGTCGTCTTCGTGGTCTCCATGTACATAAACGACTGCCCGAAGAAATCCACCAGCTGCGTCCTCGACTTCCTCGGGAGGTTCTCGTTCCAGCCCCTCAAGGAGAATCCCCTCTTCGGGCCCTCGTCCGTCAC GTTACTGAAGATGGGGGCTCTAGACGTGAAAAAAGTGGTTCATGGGAACCAAGGATGGCGCCTCGTCACATGCATGTGGCTACATGCTGGAGTTATCCATATACTTGCCAATATGTTGAGTCTCCTATTTATTGGCATTCGACTTGAGCGAGAATTTGGATTTG TGAGAATTGGCCCATTATATGTCATCGCTGGCTTAGGTGGGAGCTTGCTGTCTGCTCTATTTATCCAAGCAAGTATCTCTGTTGGAGCTTCTGGTGCTCTGTTTGGATTACTAGGAGCAATGCTTTCCGAACTTATAACAAACTGGACCATTTATGCAAATAAG TTTGCAGCATTATTGACCCTTGTCGTCATCATTGCAATTAACCTAGCTGTCGGAATCCTTCCACATGTCGACAACTTTGCTCATATTGGAGGATTTATTACAGGTTTTTTTCTTGGTTTTGTGATTCTAATTCGCCCGCAGTTTGGGTATATCAGCCAAAAGAATGCTCCTCTTGGATATCATAGTCGTTCAATTAAACGCAAACACAAGACATACCAGTATGTATTATGGATCATTTCGGCTATTGCACTAGTTGTAGG GTTCATTGTTGGCCTAGTTTTGCTATTCAGAGGGGTCAATGCAAATGACCATTGCTCATGGTGCCATTATCTGAGCTGTGTCCCCACTTCAAGATGGAGCTGTGAGTCACAATCTAAGTCCTGCTTG ACCTCCCAAAGTGGGCATCGGTTGAATTTGAC